A part of Magnetospirillum sp. genomic DNA contains:
- a CDS encoding ABC transporter ATP-binding protein — translation MADFILETEALTKEFRGFVAVNGVSLQVKRNSIHALIGPNGAGKTTCFNLLTKFLDPTRGVIRYNGRDITRLKPADIARQGLVRSFQISAVFPHLSVLENVRVALQRQRGSSFDFWRSERVLDQYNDRARELIDWVGLSEFADTIAVEMPYGRKRALEIATTLALDPEMMLLDEPTAGMGHEDVGRIAALIKRVAQGRTVLMVEHNLSVVADLSDTITVLARGEVLAEGNYETVSKNPDVVQAYMGAGHG, via the coding sequence GTGGCAGACTTCATTCTCGAAACCGAAGCCTTGACCAAGGAATTCCGCGGCTTCGTCGCCGTGAACGGCGTCTCCTTGCAGGTGAAGCGCAATTCGATCCATGCGCTGATCGGCCCAAACGGGGCCGGCAAAACCACCTGCTTCAACCTGCTCACCAAATTCCTCGATCCCACGCGCGGCGTCATCCGCTACAACGGCCGCGACATCACGCGTCTCAAACCCGCCGACATTGCGCGCCAAGGCCTCGTGCGCTCGTTCCAGATTTCGGCCGTCTTCCCGCATCTGAGCGTGCTCGAAAACGTGCGCGTGGCGCTGCAGCGCCAGCGCGGCAGCTCGTTCGATTTCTGGCGCTCCGAGCGCGTGCTCGACCAGTACAACGACCGCGCGCGCGAATTGATCGACTGGGTCGGCCTCTCGGAATTTGCCGACACGATCGCCGTCGAAATGCCGTACGGGCGCAAGCGCGCGCTCGAGATCGCGACCACGCTCGCCCTCGATCCCGAAATGATGCTGCTCGACGAGCCCACCGCCGGCATGGGCCACGAAGACGTCGGCCGCATCGCCGCTCTCATCAAGCGCGTGGCGCAAGGACGCACGGTGCTGATGGTCGAGCACAATCTCTCGGTCGTGGCCGATCTCTCCGACACGATCACCGTCCTTGCGCGCGGCGAAGTTTTGGCCGAAGGCAACTACGAAACGGTTTCGAAGAACCCTGACGTCGTCCAGGCCTACATGGGGGCCGGCCATGGCTGA